A section of the Mastomys coucha isolate ucsf_1 unplaced genomic scaffold, UCSF_Mcou_1 pScaffold15, whole genome shotgun sequence genome encodes:
- the Nxt1 gene encoding NTF2-related export protein 1, which produces MASVDFKTYVDQACRAAEEFVNVYYTTMDKRRRLLSRLYMGTATLVWNGNAVSGQESLSEFFEMLPSSEFEIHVVDCQPVHDDATPSQTTVLVVICGTVKFEGNKERDFNQNLILTAQATPTNTVWKIASDCFRFQDWAS; this is translated from the coding sequence ATGGCATCAGTAGATTTCAAGACCTATGTGGACCAGGCCTGCAGAGCTGCAGAGGAATTTGTCAATGTCTACTACACTACTATGGATAAGCGGCGGCGGCTGCTCTCCCGCCTGTACATGGGCACAGCCACTTTAGTATGGAATGGAAATGCAGTTTCAGGACAAGAATCCTTGAGTGAGTTTTTCGAGATGTTGCCTTCCAGTGAGTTCGAAATCCACGTGGTAGACTGCCAGCCTGTCCATGATGATGCTACACCAAGCCAGACCACAGTCCTTGTAGTCATCTGTGGAACAGTGAAGTTTGAGGGCAACAAAGAGCGGGACTTCAACCAGAACTTAATCTTGACTGCTCAGGCGACACCCACTAACACAGTGTGGAAGATAGCAAGTGACTGCTTCCGGTTCCAGGACTGGGCCAGCTAA